A segment of the Catenuloplanes nepalensis genome:
AGGTCGGCGCGTCCCGGCCGCCGAACTCCTTGAGCGGGACGACCACCACACCGGCCAGGACGTAGGTGAACCCGACCAGGATGAGCGGGCGGATGTCCCGGTCGCGGTAGAGCAGCCACAGCCCGATCACCGTGAACGCGATCAGGAAGTGGCCGCTCTGGCCGAGCTGGTTGCCGATCAGCGCGATCCAGTACATGACCGGCGGCCGGTGCGCGTCGGCGTAGTTCGCGATCGCGGTGTCCACGCCGTAGAGGTGGCCGGCGGCGAGCAGGGCGGTCAGCCCCGCGAACGCCGCCAGCAGTAGAACGTCGAGCCACCAGCCGAGTCTTCGCACGCCGGACACGCTACCGGGTCAGATCAGCGACTTGATCCGTCCGTAGAGCAGGTCGGCGCGGACGCCGGAGTTCGGGCAGCCGCCGAAGTGGTGCAGCGCGACCACCTTGTTCGTGGTCCGGGACAGCACCGGCGAGCCGGACGAGCCACCCTCGGTGTCGCAGTAGTAGGAGACGTCGCTGGCGGACGCGTACCCGGTGTAGGACGGGTTGTCGACCGCGCAGTTGCTGCCGCGCTCGCCGGAGCTCATCGCGATCGCGGTCGGGTCGCCGGCCGGGTGCTGCGGGACGTAGAGCTGGGTGCCGGCGGCCGGGCGTGCGGTGTCCAGCGTGAGGAAGCCGAACTTCTGCACGGACGCGAAGCTCTCCACCGTGAACAGCGTGAAGTCCAGCGTCCTGTCCGTGGCCAGCACCTTGTCGCCCCAGACCTTGGTCGACTGGTAGACGTCGTACCCGCCGCACTTCGCGCACTGGTAGTTGAACCACACCTCGGTGTTGTAGGCGTCCTTGGACGTGGCGAAGCAGTGGTTGTTGGTGACCAGGCGGTTCTGCGCGCCGACCCGCCACGCGGTGCACAGCTCGGTGCCGTTGATCAGCAGACGGGCCACCGCCTTCGAGCGGGTGTAGGCCATCGGGTTGGTCGCGCGGTAGCAGACCGCGTCCGACTTCTCGTCGCCGCCGCAGACGCTCTCCTCGCGCCCCGGTCCGGCCGGGCCGGGTGCCGGTTCGCCGGCCTTCTCCAGCTCGTGCGCGGCCTCGACCCGCTCCGGCCGGGTGTATCCGCGGGCGACCCGGTCGATGCCGACGCCGAGGTCGGCGAGCGTGGCCTTCAGTCCGAGCGGGTCCGTGCCGCCGGTGTGCAGCTCGACCACGGCGGTGTCGCCGGAGACGGACATCGCCCAGCGCTCACCGTCCCGGTCCGGTGCGTCCGGGGCGAGCACGGCCTTGGCCAGGTTGGTGACGGCGTCGCGGGTGACGCCCTCGTACCGGTGCGATTCGCGGCCCCGCGGGTCGGAGACCGTGAGGTAGTCGCCGGGCAGCAGCGCGATGCGGCTGAAGTGGACCTTCACGTACTCCGCGCCGGGGAACCGGAGCGTGGTGCGTCGGTCCGCACCGGCGTAGCCGAGGGTGCGGTTCACCCGCTCGACCGTGCCGATCGGCTGGCCAGCGTCCGCGGTCTCGCCCTCCCGCGCCGCGCCCGTCGGCGCCGGCACCGTGGCCTTCGCGGGCGGCACAGCCTCCGTCGTGGTCACCGGCCGTGGCGCGGTCGTGATCTCCGGCGCGGCCGGTTCAGCAGGGGCATCGGGGGTACGGACCGAGGCCACCCCTGCCGCGTTCCACACTGCCGTGCCCGGCCGCTCCGGATCGCCGCCACCGAGGTAGCCGATCGCTCCGACGCCGGCGAGCGTGACCGCCGCGCACGCCCCGACGATCAGACTCAGCCTTCGCCGCATTCCACTCCCGCTTCCGATATGTCGCTGTACAGACGTTTGATACCTGTCCCATGCCTGACACCCAATTGGATAGACCGGACATTTGAGCAGATCTCGTCACTGTGTAACGAGCCACGATGAGCCGCGATGCGCCGCGGAAAACGGCATGCTTAGTACGTGCGCATCACCTCCGCCCTCGTAGACCCGGCTCTGCTCGACCTTCCCTGGTCGACACCGCTGGAGCACTGGCCCGCCGACCACCTGGTCGCGCTGCCACAGGGCATCTCGCGGCACATCGTCCGGTTCGTGAAGCTGGCCGGCACCGTCTACGCGGTCAAGGAGACCGGCGAGCGCGTGGCCGAGAAGGAGTACGACCTGCTCCGCGCGCTGGAGCGGATCGGCTTCCCGTCCGTGGAGGCGGTCGCGGTCGTCGCGGACCGGCAGTCCCCGGACGGCGAGCCGCTGGACACCGTGCTGGTCACCCGGCACCTGCAGTTCTCTCTGCCGTACCGCGCGCTCTTCTCGCACACGCTGCGCGAGAACACCATGATCCGGCTGCTCGACGCGCAGGCCGCGCTGCTGGTCCGCATGCACCTGACCGGCTTCTTCTGGGGCGACTGCTCGCTGTCGAACACGCTGTTCCGGCGGGACGCGGGCGCGTTCGCGGCGTACCTGGTGGACGCGGAGACCGGCGCGCTGCGGCCCAAGCTCTCCAACGGCCAGCGCGACGAGGACCTGGACATCGCCCGGACCAACATCTTCGGCGAGGCGCTCGACCTGCAGGCCGCCGGGCTGCTGCACGAGTCGATCGACCCGGAGCTGATGTCCGACGAGGTGATCAAGCGGTACGAGCGGCTGTGGCACGAGATCACGTATGAGCAGGAGGTGCGGCAGGACTCCCGGCACCACATGGAGGGCCGGATCCGCCGCCTCAACGAGCTCGGCTTCGACGTGGCCGAGGTGGCCATGTCGGTCTCGGACGGCGGCAGCTCGTTCCTGGTCCGGCCGAAGGTGGTCGACGCCGGCTACCACGTGCGCCGGCTGTTCCGGCTGACCGGCCTGGACGCGGAGGAGAACCAGGCCCGGCAGCTGCTCAACGACCTGGACACGTACCGGGCGGAGAGCGACCTGTCCGACGAGCAGCAGGCCGCGCACCGCTGGCTGACCGAGGTCTTCGAGCCGGTGGTCCGCGCGGTCCCGTCGAACCTGCGCGGCAAACTCGAGCCGACCGAGCTCTTCTCCCAGGTGCTCAACCACCGCTACCGGCTCTCCGAGGAGGCGGGCCGCGACGTCGGCCTGGCCCCGGCCGTCGGGTCCTTCCTCAACGACGTGCTGGTGCACCGCCCCGACGAGCAGGCGGTCCTCGGCGTCGAGCCGGACGCACTGCTCGCCTAGCGGGACGCACCGCTCACCTAGCGGCTCATCACATCAAGGGCGATAACCGATAAAGTCGATTTCCCGCTTCCGGCGTGGTCACCTTCCGAGTGCTCCCGCGGGCACCGGTCGTCGCTGGCGCTCCTCCCTGCAAGATCCGCCGCTGGTCACCAAAAACCCGGTCGGGGCGCTCCGCTGCCAGGGCGCTCCGCTGGGCCCGGCCGGTTGGGGCCAGCAGGCTGGCGGCGGGCGGCGGCTCGTTCACGGCGACTGATTGCGGCGGCCGGCTGGCGTGGCCGGCTGGCGTGGCCGGCTGGCGTGGCCGGCTGGCGTGGCCGGCTGGCGTGGCCGGCTGGCGTGGCCGGCTGGCGTGGCCGGCTGGCGTGGCCGGCTGGCTGGCTGGCGGCTGGCGTTGGCTGGCTGGCTGGCGGCTGGCGTTGGCCGGCTGGCGGCTGGCTGGCTGGCGGCTGGCTGGCTGGCGGCTGGCGGCGGCCAGCAGGCGGCTGGCTGGCGGCGACTGATTGCGGTGGCGGTCAGGGCCGCTCGGCCGCCGGAGCGCTGTCCGGGGCCGGTGGGTTGGCGGCGGCGATGAGGTCGCGCAGGCCATGGCGGCGGGCGACCACGACCAGGCGGTCGCCCGCCGCGACCGGGTGGGCGCGCCGTGGCGACCAGTCGACCCGGGCCGAGCCGGCCGCTGCCAGACCGATCACCCGTGCGCCGCCGGGACGCTCCGCCGCGGCCAGCGTGGTGCCGACCAGTGCGCCGCCCGGCGCGACCGTCACCTCCGCGACCAGCAGCACGTGCCGGGCGACCGGGATGGTGGCCTTCACCTCGCGGTCCATCATCGCCTCCGCGAACGCGGGCGCGGCCAGATAGGAGACGCTGCGCGAGATCGCGATCTGGAACGCGCGCTGGATCCGCCGCGCGAAGTCGCCGTCGTAGAGCCGCAGTACCACGCGCAGGTCCGGGTTGATGCCGCGGGCGTTAAGCGCGGCCTGCAGGTTCGTCACGTCGTTCGTGGACACCACGACCAGTGCCTGTGCGCTGCCGGTCTGCGCGGCCAGCAGCGTCTCCTCGCGCGACGCGTCGCCGGTGATCACCGGTACACCGAGCCGCTTCGCGAGTGACATCCCGCGCGCGTGCTGGTCCTTGTCCACCGCGACCACGTCCACGCCCAGATCGTGCAGCTGCGCCATCACGCGCATGCCGACCGTGCCGAGCCCGACCACCACCACGTGGTCGGAGTGCGGGATCGCGAGCCGCCCGGCTGCCAGCGCCAGCCGCGCGTTCACCACCGCGCCGACCACCGCGGCCGTGATCAGCGGGATCAACGCCAGCCCGGCCAGCGTCAGCACCAGGTCGGTGACCTGGAGGACCAGGTTCTCCGCGAGGTTCCGCTCCGCGCCGATGACCGTGGTGAGCACGGTCTGGTAGATCGCGCGCCAGATGCCGGTCGACCCGCCGCCGAGGCGGGTGAGCTCCCGGGCCTGCACGCCGCCGCTGATCAGGATTATCCCGAGCACGCTGAGCAGCGCCACGCCGATCTTTCGGTCGACCAGTGCGCGGCCGGCCCGCAGCAGCACCGCGACCGGCCGCCGGCGACGTCGCCGGCGCCGCAGCCGCCGCGCCGCCACCTCGGTCCCGGCCGGCCGCCCGGTCGCCTCGGCCAGCACGATCTCCGCGCGGTCCTGGTCCTCCGGCAGGATCTCCGGTTCGCCGCCCACGGCCGCGTCCGCGAGCCCGGCCACCACCGTGCCCGGCGGCACGTCACCACGCCGCGCCACGAACATGGTCCGGCCGGAGAGCCGGAAGTGCGTCGGGTCCGGCTCGCCCAGCGCGGCCGCGACGAACGCGGGCGCGGCCATCGACGCGTCGGACAGCACCGCGCTGTCGTCGAGGACCTCGCGGGCCCGCGCGGCCAGCTTGCCGTTGAAGACGCGCAGCACCAGCCGGATGCCGGGCGAGGCCTCCCGGGCGCAGAGCGCGGCGTGGATGTTCGTCACGTCGTCCGGGTGCACCAGCGCGAGCGCGGCCACGTCCGTCAGGCCCACGCTCTCGAACGCGCTCTCGTCCAGCCGGCCGGCCACCAGCGTGCGCACCCGGCGCATGGTGAGCAGCTCGGGCAGCGCGGAGATCTCCGGCACCAGCGCGGTGACCCGGACGTCCGGGCGCGCGGCGAGCAGCTCGTTGATCAGTCGCAGCGCGAGCTGATCGCGGCCGCACACCACGTAGTGCGGCGCCCGGTCGACGCCGTTGCCCCGCCCGTTCCACCAGCGGGCGAGCGCTCGCCCCGGCCCGCTCGGCGAAAGATCCACACTCGCCATTCCCGGATCATAGGCGCGCCCTTCAAATCCGTTCGTTATGGGCGAAACGCCCGTAACAAGTGTTTCGTTGGACTTTGAGGACCACCAACCTTTCGTCGCGCCAGATCGGCGGGAGAGCGTTCCGCCCCGAAAGGAGCACCCTTCAATGAACAAGTGGCTGTCCCGCGCCGTGGGCACCGCCGGCGTCGCCGGTGGCTTCCTCCTCCTGACCGCCGCCCAGGCCCAGGCGGCCCAGGCCGACCAGGAAGTCCTCCCGCTCTCCGGACTGCAGGACGGCGGCCTGCCACTGCTGTCCGACCTGCTCGGCAACGCCGCCTCACCGGCCGGCGGTGGCACGGACAGCCTGCTCGGCGGGCTGCTGGGGACCGGCGACACGACCGGGCGGGCCGCGATCCCGCACCCGGCCGCCCAGTTCCTGGGCGTCGACTCGGACGCGGGCCCGCGTTCCGAACTGGGCGGTGACGGCGGGCTGCTGGGCGCGCTGACCGGTCTGAACCGCCCCGCCGAGTCGCCGCGGCCGGGACTCTCCGGGCAAGGGCTGCCCGGGCTCACCATGCTGTCCGCGCTGACCGGGCAGAACACGGCGGCGGACCGGGCGGGCGAACGCCCGGTCGCGGCCCAGCCCGGCCGGCACCGCGCCAAGCCCAGCCCGACCCGGACACGTGCGTTGCCGGCCCAGAGCGCGCCCCACGCGACCGGCGCCCACCGCGCCGACGACGGGCCTCGCCATGCGGCCGCCACGGACGACAGCCCACGCGTCATCACCCCGGACGTCAGCCCACGCCGCATCAACGCCACCGATGATGGCCCGCGGCGCGGCACCGCCGACAGTCCGCGACGCGCCACCGGCCCGGATGACAGCCCGCGCCGCGCCACGGACGACAGCCCTCGCCGTATCGCGGACGACAGCCCGCGCCGCGCCACCGACAACAGCCCTCGCCGTATCGCGGACGACAGCCCGCGCCGCGCCACGGACGACAGCCCTCGCCGTATCGCGGACGACAGCCCGCGCCGCGCCACCGACAACAGCCCTCGCCGTATCGCGGACGACAGCCCGCGCCGCGCCACCGACAACAGCCCTCGCCGCGTCGCGGACGACAGCCCGCGCCGCGTCGCGACGCCCGCACCCGGCGGCAGCCGCCGCACCGTCACCGCTCCCAACACCGGCCGCCGGAGCGCACCCGATCCCGGTCGTGGGGGCGGCACGGTCGCCGGCCACCCCGCCGACACCTGGACCGCACCGCCCGCCGCGCCACTCACCGCACCGCCCACCGCATCAACCGCCTCCCCGTCCGACGACGGCGCGATCACCGTCACCCCGGGCCGGGACGACCAGGGCTTCGGCCGGGCGCCCGCGCACCTGGCCGAGTCGCCGCAGGCGGCCGCGGACCAGGCGGAGTCGCCGCGCCCGGCCCCGTCCTCAACCCGCGAGCGCCCGGCCCCTCGCGCCGGCGACCGCCCGGTGGCCGGACCGGACCCCGACTACTCCTGACCGCACCGCCCGTCGCGGGCCCGCCTCCACCACGGAGGCGGGCCCACGCGGTTTCCGGCCCACGCGGCTTCCGGCCCACGCGGCTTCCGGCCAACACGGCTTCCCGGCCAACACGGTTCCCGGTCCACGCGGCTCTCGGTCCACGCGGCTCTCGGCCGCGCGGCTCTCGGCCGCGCGGTTCCCCGACCGCGCGGTTCCCCGACCGCGCGGTTCCCCGACCGCGCGGTTCCCCGACCGCCTGTTTCAAGGGCCGAGCGTTACCGTCGCGGTGCCGATGACCGCGCCCTGGTCGGTGACGATGGACATCTCGCCGGTCAGGGACCGACCGCCGGTCGCGGCCGAGGCCACCGTCAGCGAGCCGCCGACCTTCGC
Coding sequences within it:
- a CDS encoding DUF4032 domain-containing protein, which encodes MRITSALVDPALLDLPWSTPLEHWPADHLVALPQGISRHIVRFVKLAGTVYAVKETGERVAEKEYDLLRALERIGFPSVEAVAVVADRQSPDGEPLDTVLVTRHLQFSLPYRALFSHTLRENTMIRLLDAQAALLVRMHLTGFFWGDCSLSNTLFRRDAGAFAAYLVDAETGALRPKLSNGQRDEDLDIARTNIFGEALDLQAAGLLHESIDPELMSDEVIKRYERLWHEITYEQEVRQDSRHHMEGRIRRLNELGFDVAEVAMSVSDGGSSFLVRPKVVDAGYHVRRLFRLTGLDAEENQARQLLNDLDTYRAESDLSDEQQAAHRWLTEVFEPVVRAVPSNLRGKLEPTELFSQVLNHRYRLSEEAGRDVGLAPAVGSFLNDVLVHRPDEQAVLGVEPDALLA
- a CDS encoding potassium channel family protein, producing the protein MASVDLSPSGPGRALARWWNGRGNGVDRAPHYVVCGRDQLALRLINELLAARPDVRVTALVPEISALPELLTMRRVRTLVAGRLDESAFESVGLTDVAALALVHPDDVTNIHAALCAREASPGIRLVLRVFNGKLAARAREVLDDSAVLSDASMAAPAFVAAALGEPDPTHFRLSGRTMFVARRGDVPPGTVVAGLADAAVGGEPEILPEDQDRAEIVLAEATGRPAGTEVAARRLRRRRRRRRPVAVLLRAGRALVDRKIGVALLSVLGIILISGGVQARELTRLGGGSTGIWRAIYQTVLTTVIGAERNLAENLVLQVTDLVLTLAGLALIPLITAAVVGAVVNARLALAAGRLAIPHSDHVVVVGLGTVGMRVMAQLHDLGVDVVAVDKDQHARGMSLAKRLGVPVITGDASREETLLAAQTGSAQALVVVSTNDVTNLQAALNARGINPDLRVVLRLYDGDFARRIQRAFQIAISRSVSYLAAPAFAEAMMDREVKATIPVARHVLLVAEVTVAPGGALVGTTLAAAERPGGARVIGLAAAGSARVDWSPRRAHPVAAGDRLVVVARRHGLRDLIAAANPPAPDSAPAAERP
- a CDS encoding trypsin-like serine peptidase, which encodes MRRRLSLIVGACAAVTLAGVGAIGYLGGGDPERPGTAVWNAAGVASVRTPDAPAEPAAPEITTAPRPVTTTEAVPPAKATVPAPTGAAREGETADAGQPIGTVERVNRTLGYAGADRRTTLRFPGAEYVKVHFSRIALLPGDYLTVSDPRGRESHRYEGVTRDAVTNLAKAVLAPDAPDRDGERWAMSVSGDTAVVELHTGGTDPLGLKATLADLGVGIDRVARGYTRPERVEAAHELEKAGEPAPGPAGPGREESVCGGDEKSDAVCYRATNPMAYTRSKAVARLLINGTELCTAWRVGAQNRLVTNNHCFATSKDAYNTEVWFNYQCAKCGGYDVYQSTKVWGDKVLATDRTLDFTLFTVESFASVQKFGFLTLDTARPAAGTQLYVPQHPAGDPTAIAMSSGERGSNCAVDNPSYTGYASASDVSYYCDTEGGSSGSPVLSRTTNKVVALHHFGGCPNSGVRADLLYGRIKSLI